The Streptomyces sp. NBC_01353 genome contains a region encoding:
- a CDS encoding deoxyguanosinetriphosphate triphosphohydrolase: protein MEGITDTPGYDDTATDRWAAEPDKRPGRTAFQRDRARVLHSSALRRLAGKTQVVTPGSRSHAWDASPRTRLTHSLECAQVGRELGAALGCDPDLVETSCLAHDMGHPPFGHNGEQALNDFAKDCGGFEGNAQSLRLLTRIEPKRFISDPATGEPVSVGLNLTRAALDAATKYPWPRGGHPEDPDSPKFGVYEDDVPVFLWARQGAPAHRKCFEAQVMDWSDDVAYSVHDFEDGLHAGHIDPNMLFSEAERTDIWNVAVGRYVPSDTDPQELAEALDRLVDQEWWPHGYDGSAVAQARLKDATSQLIGRFCLAAEGATRQAYGSGRLTRYAAELVVPRETRNECAVLKAVADRYVMQRAEQEALRADQRIVLAELAEALTARAPEGLDPQFRALFDAAGDDRSRKRVIIDQIASLTDASARTLHARLRPRRP from the coding sequence CCAGCGCGCTGCGCAGACTCGCCGGCAAGACCCAGGTCGTCACCCCCGGATCGAGAAGCCACGCCTGGGATGCCAGCCCCCGCACCCGGCTCACCCACTCCCTGGAGTGCGCCCAGGTCGGCCGGGAGCTCGGTGCCGCGCTCGGCTGCGACCCCGATCTCGTCGAGACCTCCTGCCTCGCCCACGACATGGGCCACCCGCCCTTCGGGCACAACGGCGAGCAGGCCCTCAACGACTTCGCCAAGGACTGCGGCGGCTTCGAGGGCAACGCCCAGTCCCTGCGCCTGCTCACCCGTATCGAGCCCAAGCGGTTCATCTCCGACCCCGCCACCGGCGAGCCCGTCAGCGTCGGCCTCAACCTCACCCGCGCCGCCCTCGACGCCGCCACCAAGTACCCCTGGCCCCGCGGCGGCCATCCCGAGGACCCGGACTCCCCGAAGTTCGGCGTGTACGAGGACGACGTCCCCGTCTTCCTCTGGGCCCGCCAGGGCGCCCCCGCGCACCGCAAGTGCTTCGAGGCCCAGGTCATGGACTGGTCCGACGACGTGGCGTACTCCGTCCACGACTTCGAGGACGGCCTGCACGCCGGCCACATCGACCCGAACATGCTCTTCTCCGAGGCCGAGCGCACCGACATCTGGAACGTCGCCGTCGGCCGCTACGTCCCGTCGGACACCGACCCGCAGGAGCTCGCCGAGGCGCTCGACCGGCTCGTCGACCAGGAGTGGTGGCCGCACGGCTACGACGGATCCGCCGTCGCCCAGGCCCGCCTCAAGGACGCCACCAGCCAGCTCATCGGCCGCTTCTGCCTCGCCGCCGAGGGCGCCACCCGCCAGGCGTACGGCTCCGGCCGCCTCACCCGGTACGCCGCCGAGCTCGTCGTCCCCCGCGAGACCCGCAACGAATGCGCCGTTCTCAAGGCCGTCGCCGACCGGTACGTCATGCAGCGCGCCGAGCAGGAAGCGCTCCGCGCCGACCAGCGCATCGTCCTCGCCGAACTCGCCGAGGCGCTCACCGCCCGCGCCCCCGAGGGCCTCGACCCGCAGTTCCGCGCCCTGTTCGACGCGGCCGGCGACGACCGCTCACGCAAGCGGGTGATCATCGACCAGATCGCCTCGCTCACCGACGCCTCCGCCCGCACCCTCCACGCCCGTCTCCGCCCCCGCCGTCCGTAG
- a CDS encoding FAD-dependent oxidoreductase — MVDADQTFVIVGGGLAGAKAAETLRSEGFTGRVILIGDERDHPYERPPLSKGYLTGKEERDSVFVHEPAWYARAEVELHLGQPVTVIDREARTVRLGDGTTIRYDRLLLATGSEPRRLDIPGTGLAGVHHLRRLAHADRLRHVLASLGRDNGHLVIAGGGWIGLEVAAAARGYGAEVTVVESEPTPLHQVLGPELGQLFADLHTEHGVRFVFGARLTEIVGQDGMVLAVRTDDGEEHPAHAVLAAIGAAPRTALAEAAGLNLVDRAHGGGIAVDASLRTSDPEIFAAGDVAAAHHPLLHARLRVEHWANALNGGPAAARAMLGQSVSYDRVPYFFSDQYDLGMEYSGWAPPGSYDQVVLRGDVGKRQFIAFWLKDRKVLAGMNVNVWDVTEPIQRLIRAQSPVDTEALGDPSVTLESLAP; from the coding sequence GTGGTCGACGCAGATCAGACCTTCGTCATCGTCGGCGGGGGCCTGGCCGGGGCCAAGGCGGCGGAGACGCTCCGTTCCGAGGGATTCACCGGCCGAGTGATCCTCATCGGCGACGAGCGCGACCACCCCTACGAACGCCCACCCCTCTCCAAGGGCTACCTGACCGGCAAGGAGGAGCGCGACAGCGTCTTCGTCCACGAGCCCGCCTGGTACGCCCGCGCCGAGGTCGAGCTCCACCTCGGGCAGCCCGTCACCGTCATCGACCGCGAGGCCCGCACCGTACGCCTCGGCGACGGCACCACCATCCGCTACGACCGGCTTCTCCTCGCCACCGGCTCCGAGCCGCGCCGCCTCGACATCCCCGGCACCGGGCTCGCCGGCGTCCACCATCTGCGCCGGCTCGCCCACGCCGACCGGCTGCGCCACGTCCTCGCCTCCCTCGGCCGCGACAACGGCCACCTGGTGATCGCGGGCGGCGGCTGGATCGGCCTGGAGGTCGCCGCCGCGGCCCGCGGCTACGGCGCCGAGGTCACCGTCGTCGAGTCCGAGCCCACCCCGCTCCACCAGGTCCTCGGCCCCGAGCTCGGCCAGCTCTTCGCCGATCTTCACACCGAGCACGGCGTCCGCTTCGTCTTCGGCGCCCGGCTCACCGAGATCGTCGGCCAGGACGGCATGGTCCTCGCCGTTCGCACCGACGACGGCGAGGAGCACCCCGCCCACGCCGTCCTCGCCGCGATCGGCGCGGCCCCGCGCACCGCCCTCGCCGAAGCCGCCGGCCTCAACCTGGTGGACCGCGCCCACGGCGGCGGCATCGCCGTCGACGCGTCGCTGCGCACCTCCGACCCCGAGATCTTCGCGGCCGGCGACGTCGCCGCCGCCCACCACCCGCTCCTGCACGCGCGGCTGCGCGTCGAGCACTGGGCCAACGCCCTCAACGGCGGCCCGGCCGCAGCCCGCGCCATGCTCGGCCAGTCCGTGTCCTACGACCGCGTCCCGTACTTCTTCTCCGACCAGTACGACCTGGGCATGGAGTACTCGGGCTGGGCGCCGCCCGGCTCCTACGACCAGGTCGTGCTCCGCGGCGACGTCGGCAAGCGGCAGTTCATCGCCTTCTGGCTCAAGGACCGCAAGGTCCTGGCCGGGATGAACGTGAATGTGTGGGACGTCACAGAGCCGATCCAGCGGCTCATCCGCGCCCAGTCCCCGGTGGACACCGAGGCCCTCGGCGATCCCTCCGTCACGCTGGAGAGCCTCGCCCCCTAG